A window of Roseburia hominis A2-183 genomic DNA:
TACCACCAGAGCCATGATGCGGAGGGCAGGGCCCTCGGGACAAAATGTCTCGAAGTGGTTACTTGTCCTGCTCCATCTTTTTCGGAGCCTTCGCCAGTTCGGGCGGCTGTTTCTCTTTCCACTCGTCCAGCAAAGTCATGATCTGCTCCTTCATTTTGGCGGGAGTGGCTTCCTTGCCAAAATACTTTTCCAGTTCAGCGGTAGAAATAATCACGCCTCGATCCTCCTTTTTCTTTTCTGATAAGATGCCATCAATGACATCACCATTGAGTTTCCCGTCCTTGTCCAGCTCCCGGAGCTTTTTCGCCTGGGCCAGAGAGGGGGATGCCTGTTCTCCGTCAATGGAAACAGCGATCAGCCGCTGGTTTTTGGGGCGGATATAGGAAATCTCCACAGCGGGCATAAAGCCCATTTTTTTATCGTCCACCTTGTCCAGCAGTTCCGGCACAAGGGAGTTCAGCCGCAGATAACGCATGACCTTTTTATAGTTCATGTCGTGCGCCTCGCCCACGATCTCAACGGAGCGTTTTCCAATATCGCCCTCGGCCACATTTTTCAGCCGCCCGCCCTGGTGCTTGATGTCCTCCACTTCCAGTTCCAACAGGGCGGCCAGTTCGCTGGGGAGCGTCTGATCCCTCTGCTTGTTGCTGTCCTTCATGGCCTGTACCGCCTCGTGGTCAGTCATTTCCCGGACGATAAAGGGCATTTCCTCCAGCCCGGCCAGCTCACAACCATGATGGCGGCGATGGCCTGCCACAATTTCATAACCCTTGCCATCCTTTTCCGGGCGGGCAAGACCGGGAACCATTACGCCGTTTGCCTTGATGGACGCTACCGTTTCCTGCATTTTGGCATCGTCCCGCACCTTAAACGGGTGGGGGCGGAATGTGTGGAACGGATGCATTTCGGAAAGCTTCAGATAGACCAGCTTTCCTTCCTCCACAGGACGGGGCGGAGCGGCTGGCTCAGGCGGAGCCTGTTCCGGGGCCGGAGCCGCATTTTCGGGTGGGGCCTTTTCGGGTTCCGGGGCAGCTTTAACCTCCGCAGCCTTTTTCCCACTTCGGGACAATTTGTCTCGCTTA
This region includes:
- a CDS encoding ParB/RepB/Spo0J family partition protein, with the translated sequence MADEKLNTGPGEEKLPEAPAPVTVDEPQAPAPEQTAAPTPQQEGPAQPEPGDVVVSFDKINELMNEKRQTARAEVEKEEAAKEPKEKTQEEPPTAGDDEPKKARRGRPPKEEKADPAGKEAAKPRKGRPPKADKAAPGEATPTKRDKLSRSGKKAAEVKAAPEPEKAPPENAAPAPEQAPPEPAAPPRPVEEGKLVYLKLSEMHPFHTFRPHPFKVRDDAKMQETVASIKANGVMVPGLARPEKDGKGYEIVAGHRRHHGCELAGLEEMPFIVREMTDHEAVQAMKDSNKQRDQTLPSELAALLELEVEDIKHQGGRLKNVAEGDIGKRSVEIVGEAHDMNYKKVMRYLRLNSLVPELLDKVDDKKMGFMPAVEISYIRPKNQRLIAVSIDGEQASPSLAQAKKLRELDKDGKLNGDVIDGILSEKKKEDRGVIISTAELEKYFGKEATPAKMKEQIMTLLDEWKEKQPPELAKAPKKMEQDK